A stretch of the Cucurbita pepo subsp. pepo cultivar mu-cu-16 chromosome LG16, ASM280686v2, whole genome shotgun sequence genome encodes the following:
- the LOC111777590 gene encoding septin and tuftelin-interacting protein 1 homolog 1-like isoform X1, protein MDDYQEMERFGMENDYDDGQWIGGEFYYRKRKEKRSQTKDDVLYGVFATGSDSDSDGDGFSSRKRRKDRDLSRKPDLTKPVNFVSTGTVMPNQEIDKISKDGDAENVEDNRPGLGLGSSTSGSGLGFSSSTADRNLDGFKENGSTVDGDEGGDDFFLPTAFGRKIKEGAERRERERVKSQIEKKSQVVAGGRKDSDSGNVGAFEKHTKGIGLKLLEKMGYKGGGLGKNKQGIVAPIEAKMRPKHMGMGFNDFKEAPKVQALQELEEKTLPQPTTKAKERLWSKQVRSKKKKEAYLTAEELLASKQDQALEVVQKVFDMRGPQVRVLTNLENLNAEEKARENDIPMPELQHNVRLIVDLAELDIQKIDRDLRNEKETALSLQEEKEKLEIELARQKKQMDSMEEIMSMIERIGEDNSAGTLTLDGLAKCFSGLQRKFGDEYKLCNLSCIACSFALPLFIRVFQGWDPLQNPSHGLEVILLWKTLLQDEDCVDIWDVTSPYTLLVSEVVLPAVRISGINTWQARDPEPMLRFLESWEKLLPPSVLHTVLDNVVMPKLASAVDLWEPQRDPVPIHMWVHPWLPLLGHKLEGMYQVIRTKLSFVLGAWHPSDASAYTILSPWKAVFDSASWEQLMCRFIVPKLQLVLQEFQVNPGNQKLDHFYWVTSWASAIPIHIMVDMMEKFFFSKWLQVLYHWLCSNPNFEEVTKWYMGWKELFPKELLANESIRYQLSCGLDMMNQAVEGMEVVQPGLKENISYLRVLEQRQFEAQQKAAAQAKQQGSAGLGNASHLDSMGGTVEMTLKEVLEAHAQQYGLLFKLKPGRMHNGHQIYGFGNVSIIVDALNQKVYAQTEESWSLVSLERLLDMHTSSTAKRR, encoded by the exons ATGGATGATTATCAAGAAATGGAGAGGTTTGGTATGGAGAATGATTACGATGATGGCCAATGGATTGGGGGCGAGTTTTATTACCGAAAGCGCAAAGAGAAGAGGTCCCAAACGAAAGATGATGTTCTTTATGGTGTGTTTGCGACTGGGTCGGATTCGGACTCTGATGGTGATGGATTTTCGTCTCGGAAGCGCCGCAAGGACCGCGACTTGTCTAGGAAACCTGACCTCACCAAGCCTGTCAATTTTGTATCCACCGGCACCGTCATGCCCAACCAGGAGATTGATAAGATTTCCAAGGATGGAGATGCTGAGAATGTGGAAGACAACCGGCCTGGCCTTGGCTTGGGCTCTAGCACGTCTGGTTCTGGCCTGGGTTTTAGTTCTTCGACTGCTGACAGGAATCTTGATGGGTTTAAGGAGAATGGTTCTACTGTTGATGGAGATGAAGGTGGTGATGACTTCTTTTTGCCCACTGCGTTTGGGAGAAAGATAAAGGAAGGAGCTGAAAGGAGGGAGAgggaaagagtgaaatcacagatagagaagaaaagtcAAGTGGTAGCCGGGGGAAGAAAAGATTCTGACTCTGGGAATGTTGGAGCCTTTGAGAAGCATACCAAGGGCATCGGTCTGAAGCTACTCGAAAAAATGGGATACAAGGGAGGTGGGCTtggaaaaaacaaacaagGGATTGTAGCTCCTATCGAAGCTAAAATGAGGCCTAAGCATATGGGTATGGGGTTTAATGACTTCAAAGAGGCACCTAAGGTACAAGCTTTGCAGGAACTTGAGGAGAAAACATTGCCCCAACCAACGACAAAG GCAAAGGAGAGGCTATGGTCGAAGCAAGTAAGGtctaaaaagaagaaagaagcataTTTAACAGCTGAGGAATTACTGGCTAGCAAGCAGGACCAGGCATTGGAGGTTGTTCAAAAGGTGTTTGACATGCGTGGTCCTCAGGTGCGGGTGTTAACAAATTTAGAGAACTTGAACGCTGAAGAGAAAGCCAGAGAAAATGACATCCCTATGCCAGAGCTTCAGCATAATGTGAGGTTGATTGTAGATTTGGCTGAGTTGGATATCCAAAAAATTGATAGAGATTTGAGAAATGAGAAGGAAACTGCACTGAGCTTAcaggaagagaaggaaaagttAGAGATTGAGCTGGCTCGTCAGAAGAAGCAGATGGATAGTATGGAAGAAATTATGAGCATGATAGAACGAATAGGAGAAGATAATTCTGCTGGAACATTGACATTAGATGGACTTGCTAAGTGTTTCAGTGGCTTGCAGAGAAAATTTGGTGACGAGTACAAGTTATGTAACTTGTCTTGCATTGCATGTTCATTTGCACTACCTTTGTTTATTAGAGTATTTCAGGGCTGGGATCCTCTTCAAAATCCTTCTCATGGGTTAGAAGTGATATTGTTGTGGAAGACTCTTCTTCAAGATGAAGACTGTGTTGACATCTGGGATGTGACATCGCCTTATACTCTCCTGGTTTCAGAAGTTGTGCTACCTGCCGTACGAATCTCTGGCATAAATACTTGGCAGGCTAGGGATCCTGAACCAATGCTTCGGTTCTTAGAGTCTTGGGAAAAATTGCTGCCTCCTTCAGTCCTTCATACCGTATTGGACAATGTTGTCATGCCTAAACTTGCAAGTGCAGTAGATTTGTGGGAACCTCAGCGAGATCCTGTTCCTATCCACATGTGGGTACATCCATGGCTGCCATTGTTAGGGCATAAGCTGGAGGGTATGTATCAGGTCATACGTACAAAGTTGAGTTTTGTTCTTGGTGCTTGGCACCCGAGTGATGCTTCTGCCTATACTATATTATCACCTTGGAAAGCTGTATTTGATTCTGCTAGTTGGGAGCAGCTTATGTGTCGATTTATTGTACCTAAATTGCAGCTTGTCTTGCAAGAATTCCAAGTAAATCCAGGAAATCAGAAACTTGATCATTTTTACTGGGTTACTAGTTGGGCTTCTGCCATACCTATCCACATCATGGTTGATATGATGGAGaaattcttcttctccaagTGGCTACAGGTATTGTATCACTGGTTATGttcaaatccaaattttgagGAGGTTACAAAGTGGTATATGGGCTGGAAAGAACTCTTCCCAAAGGAGCTTCTGGCTAATGAAAGTATCAGGTACCAGCTTAGTTGTGGCCTGGATATGATGAATCAAGCCGTTGAAGGGATGGAGGTAGTTCAGCCAGGTTTGAAAGAGAATATTTCTTACCTTCGGGTTCTTGAGCAACGACAGTTCGAAGCTCAGCAGAAAGCTGCTGCGCAAGCTAAACAACAAGGCTCAGCTGGATTGGGTAATGCTTCTCATTTGGACAGTATGGGTGGTACAGTTGAGATGACTCTGAAAGAAGTACTTGAGGCCCATGCCCAACAGTACGGTTTGCTCTTTAAGCTTAAACCTGGAAGAATGCACAATGGGCACCAGATATATGGCTTTGGAAATGTAAGCATAATAGTCGACGCTCTAAATCAAAAAGTGTACGCCCAAACTGAGGAATCATGGTCCCTAGTATCCCTTGAACGATTACTGGACATGCACACTAGTTCTACAGCAAAGAGACGGTAG